The following proteins come from a genomic window of Carassius auratus strain Wakin chromosome 18, ASM336829v1, whole genome shotgun sequence:
- the LOC113118627 gene encoding GRAM domain-containing protein 1B-like isoform X17 produces MAASTASNSNRSSPACSPVLRKRCRSPVLQNVETDTMVEKGSEQSDTSKSPSTPDQLVTRTLSGQSTRSGGKNSKSHKRLSKYDRLHLIKKSQSWYNHERQHILRVLSPTYKQRNEDFRKLFKQLPDTERLIVDYSCALQRDILLQGRLYLSENWICFYSNIFRWETLLTVRLKDICSMTKEKTARLIPNAIQVCTDTEKHFFTSFGARDRTYMMMFRLWQNALLDKPLCPKELWHFVHQCYGNELGLTSDDEDYVPPDDDFNTMGYCEEIPAEENEVSNDNSSKSSSENKPDNSSPLSHKRSITHSTITSTTPPSSTDTPLSFDIAAEEYTDCLPDGDLLALPLLAEEGNSEPASPLDPVPPLALDFNDNEDIPTDLSDSSETDDEGDEVQAFHEDLNGRQYINEVYKFSVDKLYAILFTESQFMTDFMEQRRFTDVVYHPWKKEDAGNQTRAIMYTISLTNPLAPKTATVTETQTLYKASQESECYIIDAEVITHDVPYHDYFYTLNRYMLTRVAKNKCRLRVSTELRFRKQPWALVKGFIEKNFWSGLDENFKSLELELGKMEDALMESHRLSPKAKALKNSTLRRRKRPPAHLRTAHLDETLSPVTTPTDEEVIHRIKHVAGSTQTRHIPEHTPGGGIFCNLSKPLLIISFVICISLVLLVFLNVMLFYKLWMLEYSAQSLTSWQGLHLHESSKLPQTQMEWAQLLESQQRYHDAELRKWREIIQSSVLLLDQMKDSLLSLQKGVGLRDYTSDSDEKRSRYH; encoded by the exons ATGGCTGCCAG CACTGCCAGTAACTCTAACCGGAGTTCCCCTGCCTGCTCTCCGGTTCTGCGGAAGCGCTGTCGATCTCCCGTTCTGCAGAACGTCGAGACGGACACCATGGTGGAGAAAGGCTCAGAGCAGTCCGACACCTCCAAGTCCCCCTCCACCCCTGATCAGCTGGTCACCCGCACCCTCTCCGGCCAGTCCACACGCAGCGGGGGCAAGAACTCCAAG TCTCACAAGCGACTTTCCAAA TATGACAGATTACACCTGATTAAA AAAAGCCAGAGCTGGTACAAC CATGAGAGACAGCACATTCTCAGA gtCCTCAGTCCTACATACAAGCAGCGTAATGAAGACTTCAGGAAGCTCTTTAAGCAGTTACCAGACACAGAGCGCCTTATTGTTG ACTACTCATGCGCTCTCCAGCGGGACATTCTCCTGCAGGGCCGCCTCTACCTCTCTGAAAACTGGATCTGTTTTTACAGCAACATCTTTCGCTGGGAAACACTG CTTACAGTTCGACTGAAAGACATCTGCTCCATGACGAAAGAGAAAACCGCACGTCTGATTCCCAATGCCATACAGGTGTGCACAGACACTGAGAAG CACTTTTTCACATCATTTGGTGCGAGAGACAGGACTTACATGATGATGTTCAGACTTTGGCAGAATGCACTGCTGGACAAG CCTCTCTGTCCTAAAGAGCTCTGGCACTTCGTACATCAGTGCTATGGAAATGAGCTGGGCCTCACTAGCGATGATGAAGACTATGTGCCACCTGATGATGATTTTAACACCATGGG ATACTGTGAGGAGATCCCAGCTGAGGAGAACGAGGTCAGTAATGATAACTCATCCAAGAGCAGCAGTGAGAACAAGCCAGACAACAGCTCTCCTCTGTCACACAAGAGATCCATCACACACTCCACCATCACCTCCACCACACCTCCTAGCAGCACTGATACACCACTGTCT TTTGACATTGCAGCTGAGGAGTACACAGACTGCCTGCCTGATGGAGATCTGCTGGCGCTCCCTCTGCTGGCCGAGGAGGGGAACAGCGAGCCGGCAAGTCCTCTGGATCCTGTGCCACCACTGGCACTCGACTTCAACGACAATGAGGATATACCCACTGATCTCAGTGATTCCTCAGAGACAGATGATgaag GGGATGAGGTTCAAGCATTCCACGAGGATCTGAACGGCCGTCAGTACATTAACGAGGTGTATAAATTCAGTGTTGATAAGCTGTACGCCATCCTCTTCACCGAGTCACAGTTCATGACAGACTTCATGGAGCAGAGGAGATTCACAG ATGTGGTGTATCATCCTTGGAAGAAGGAAGATGCTGGAAATCAGACCAGGGCCATCATGTACACAATTTCCTTGACCAACCCGCTGGCTCCTAAAACAGCTACAGTTACTGAGACTCAG ACTCTGTATAAGGCCAGCCAGGAGAGCGAGTGTTACATCATCGATGCTGAAGTCATCACTCATGACGTGCCGTACCACGACTACTTCTACACCCTAAACCGCTACATGCTGACCCGCGTGGCCAAGAACAAGTGTAGACTGAg GGTTTCTACAGAGTTGAGGTTCAGGAAACAGCCGTGGGCGCTGGTGAAGGGTTTCATTGAGAAGAACTTCTGGAGTGGGTTAGATGAGAACTTCAAAAGCCTCG AACTGGAGTTAGGAAAGATGGAGGACGCTCTAATGGAAAGCCACAGACTGTCTCCTAAAGCTAAAGCATTGAAGAACTCCACCCTAAGGCGGAGAAAAAGACCCCCCGCCCACCTGCGCACGGCCCATCTAGATGAAACCCTCAGTCCTGTGACCACACCAACAGACGAGGAGGTCATCCACCGCATCAAACACGTGGCAG GTTCCACTCAGACCAGACACATTCCTGAGCACACACCAGGGGGCGGGATTTTCTGCAACCTCTCTAAACCACTCCTCATCATCAGCTTTGT GATCTGTATAAG TCTGGTGCTACTTGTGTTTTTGAATGTGATGCTGTTCTACAAACTCTGGATGCTGGAGTATTCTGCACAAAGCCTCACCAGCTGGCAGGGCTTACACCTACATGAAAG CAGTAAACTGCCGCAGACACAGATGGAATGGGCACAGCTCCTGGAGTCCCAGCAGCGCTACCACGACGCTGAGCTGCGGAAATGGAGAGAAATCAT
- the LOC113118627 gene encoding GRAM domain-containing protein 1B-like isoform X19, whose product MCLFRLSSTASNSNRSSPACSPVLRKRCRSPVLQNVETDTMVEKGSEQSDTSKSPSTPDQLVTRTLSGQSTRSGGKNSKKSQSWYNVLSPTYKQRNEDFRKLFKQLPDTERLIVDYSCALQRDILLQGRLYLSENWICFYSNIFRWETLLTVRLKDICSMTKEKTARLIPNAIQVCTDTEKHFFTSFGARDRTYMMMFRLWQNALLDKPLCPKELWHFVHQCYGNELGLTSDDEDYVPPDDDFNTMGYCEEIPAEENEVSNDNSSKSSSENKPDNSSPLSHKRSITHSTITSTTPPSSTDTPLSFDIAAEEYTDCLPDGDLLALPLLAEEGNSEPASPLDPVPPLALDFNDNEDIPTDLSDSSETDDEGDEVQAFHEDLNGRQYINEVYKFSVDKLYAILFTESQFMTDFMEQRRFTDVVYHPWKKEDAGNQTRAIMYTISLTNPLAPKTATVTETQTLYKASQESECYIIDAEVITHDVPYHDYFYTLNRYMLTRVAKNKCRLRVSTELRFRKQPWALVKGFIEKNFWSGLDENFKSLELELGKMEDALMESHRLSPKAKALKNSTLRRRKRPPAHLRTAHLDETLSPVTTPTDEEVIHRIKHVAGSTQTRHIPEHTPGGGIFCNLSKPLLIISFVICISLVLLVFLNVMLFYKLWMLEYSAQSLTSWQGLHLHESKLPQTQMEWAQLLESQQRYHDAELRKWREIIQSSVLLLDQMKDSLLSLQKGVGLRDYTSDSDEKRSRYH is encoded by the exons ATGTGTCTCTTTCGTCTCTCCAGCACTGCCAGTAACTCTAACCGGAGTTCCCCTGCCTGCTCTCCGGTTCTGCGGAAGCGCTGTCGATCTCCCGTTCTGCAGAACGTCGAGACGGACACCATGGTGGAGAAAGGCTCAGAGCAGTCCGACACCTCCAAGTCCCCCTCCACCCCTGATCAGCTGGTCACCCGCACCCTCTCCGGCCAGTCCACACGCAGCGGGGGCAAGAACTCCAAG AAAAGCCAGAGCTGGTACAAC gtCCTCAGTCCTACATACAAGCAGCGTAATGAAGACTTCAGGAAGCTCTTTAAGCAGTTACCAGACACAGAGCGCCTTATTGTTG ACTACTCATGCGCTCTCCAGCGGGACATTCTCCTGCAGGGCCGCCTCTACCTCTCTGAAAACTGGATCTGTTTTTACAGCAACATCTTTCGCTGGGAAACACTG CTTACAGTTCGACTGAAAGACATCTGCTCCATGACGAAAGAGAAAACCGCACGTCTGATTCCCAATGCCATACAGGTGTGCACAGACACTGAGAAG CACTTTTTCACATCATTTGGTGCGAGAGACAGGACTTACATGATGATGTTCAGACTTTGGCAGAATGCACTGCTGGACAAG CCTCTCTGTCCTAAAGAGCTCTGGCACTTCGTACATCAGTGCTATGGAAATGAGCTGGGCCTCACTAGCGATGATGAAGACTATGTGCCACCTGATGATGATTTTAACACCATGGG ATACTGTGAGGAGATCCCAGCTGAGGAGAACGAGGTCAGTAATGATAACTCATCCAAGAGCAGCAGTGAGAACAAGCCAGACAACAGCTCTCCTCTGTCACACAAGAGATCCATCACACACTCCACCATCACCTCCACCACACCTCCTAGCAGCACTGATACACCACTGTCT TTTGACATTGCAGCTGAGGAGTACACAGACTGCCTGCCTGATGGAGATCTGCTGGCGCTCCCTCTGCTGGCCGAGGAGGGGAACAGCGAGCCGGCAAGTCCTCTGGATCCTGTGCCACCACTGGCACTCGACTTCAACGACAATGAGGATATACCCACTGATCTCAGTGATTCCTCAGAGACAGATGATgaag GGGATGAGGTTCAAGCATTCCACGAGGATCTGAACGGCCGTCAGTACATTAACGAGGTGTATAAATTCAGTGTTGATAAGCTGTACGCCATCCTCTTCACCGAGTCACAGTTCATGACAGACTTCATGGAGCAGAGGAGATTCACAG ATGTGGTGTATCATCCTTGGAAGAAGGAAGATGCTGGAAATCAGACCAGGGCCATCATGTACACAATTTCCTTGACCAACCCGCTGGCTCCTAAAACAGCTACAGTTACTGAGACTCAG ACTCTGTATAAGGCCAGCCAGGAGAGCGAGTGTTACATCATCGATGCTGAAGTCATCACTCATGACGTGCCGTACCACGACTACTTCTACACCCTAAACCGCTACATGCTGACCCGCGTGGCCAAGAACAAGTGTAGACTGAg GGTTTCTACAGAGTTGAGGTTCAGGAAACAGCCGTGGGCGCTGGTGAAGGGTTTCATTGAGAAGAACTTCTGGAGTGGGTTAGATGAGAACTTCAAAAGCCTCG AACTGGAGTTAGGAAAGATGGAGGACGCTCTAATGGAAAGCCACAGACTGTCTCCTAAAGCTAAAGCATTGAAGAACTCCACCCTAAGGCGGAGAAAAAGACCCCCCGCCCACCTGCGCACGGCCCATCTAGATGAAACCCTCAGTCCTGTGACCACACCAACAGACGAGGAGGTCATCCACCGCATCAAACACGTGGCAG GTTCCACTCAGACCAGACACATTCCTGAGCACACACCAGGGGGCGGGATTTTCTGCAACCTCTCTAAACCACTCCTCATCATCAGCTTTGT GATCTGTATAAG TCTGGTGCTACTTGTGTTTTTGAATGTGATGCTGTTCTACAAACTCTGGATGCTGGAGTATTCTGCACAAAGCCTCACCAGCTGGCAGGGCTTACACCTACATGAAAG TAAACTGCCGCAGACACAGATGGAATGGGCACAGCTCCTGGAGTCCCAGCAGCGCTACCACGACGCTGAGCTGCGGAAATGGAGAGAAATCAT
- the LOC113118627 gene encoding GRAM domain-containing protein 1B-like isoform X18: MCLFRLSSTASNSNRSSPACSPVLRKRCRSPVLQNVETDTMVEKGSEQSDTSKSPSTPDQLVTRTLSGQSTRSGGKNSKSHKRLSKKSQSWYNVLSPTYKQRNEDFRKLFKQLPDTERLIVDYSCALQRDILLQGRLYLSENWICFYSNIFRWETLLTVRLKDICSMTKEKTARLIPNAIQVCTDTEKHFFTSFGARDRTYMMMFRLWQNALLDKPLCPKELWHFVHQCYGNELGLTSDDEDYVPPDDDFNTMGYCEEIPAEENEVSNDNSSKSSSENKPDNSSPLSHKRSITHSTITSTTPPSSTDTPLSFDIAAEEYTDCLPDGDLLALPLLAEEGNSEPASPLDPVPPLALDFNDNEDIPTDLSDSSETDDEGDEVQAFHEDLNGRQYINEVYKFSVDKLYAILFTESQFMTDFMEQRRFTDVVYHPWKKEDAGNQTRAIMYTISLTNPLAPKTATVTETQTLYKASQESECYIIDAEVITHDVPYHDYFYTLNRYMLTRVAKNKCRLRVSTELRFRKQPWALVKGFIEKNFWSGLDENFKSLELELGKMEDALMESHRLSPKAKALKNSTLRRRKRPPAHLRTAHLDETLSPVTTPTDEEVIHRIKHVAGSTQTRHIPEHTPGGGIFCNLSKPLLIISFVICISLVLLVFLNVMLFYKLWMLEYSAQSLTSWQGLHLHESKLPQTQMEWAQLLESQQRYHDAELRKWREIIQSSVLLLDQMKDSLLSLQKGVGLRDYTSDSDEKRSRYH, encoded by the exons ATGTGTCTCTTTCGTCTCTCCAGCACTGCCAGTAACTCTAACCGGAGTTCCCCTGCCTGCTCTCCGGTTCTGCGGAAGCGCTGTCGATCTCCCGTTCTGCAGAACGTCGAGACGGACACCATGGTGGAGAAAGGCTCAGAGCAGTCCGACACCTCCAAGTCCCCCTCCACCCCTGATCAGCTGGTCACCCGCACCCTCTCCGGCCAGTCCACACGCAGCGGGGGCAAGAACTCCAAG TCTCACAAGCGACTTTCCAAA AAAAGCCAGAGCTGGTACAAC gtCCTCAGTCCTACATACAAGCAGCGTAATGAAGACTTCAGGAAGCTCTTTAAGCAGTTACCAGACACAGAGCGCCTTATTGTTG ACTACTCATGCGCTCTCCAGCGGGACATTCTCCTGCAGGGCCGCCTCTACCTCTCTGAAAACTGGATCTGTTTTTACAGCAACATCTTTCGCTGGGAAACACTG CTTACAGTTCGACTGAAAGACATCTGCTCCATGACGAAAGAGAAAACCGCACGTCTGATTCCCAATGCCATACAGGTGTGCACAGACACTGAGAAG CACTTTTTCACATCATTTGGTGCGAGAGACAGGACTTACATGATGATGTTCAGACTTTGGCAGAATGCACTGCTGGACAAG CCTCTCTGTCCTAAAGAGCTCTGGCACTTCGTACATCAGTGCTATGGAAATGAGCTGGGCCTCACTAGCGATGATGAAGACTATGTGCCACCTGATGATGATTTTAACACCATGGG ATACTGTGAGGAGATCCCAGCTGAGGAGAACGAGGTCAGTAATGATAACTCATCCAAGAGCAGCAGTGAGAACAAGCCAGACAACAGCTCTCCTCTGTCACACAAGAGATCCATCACACACTCCACCATCACCTCCACCACACCTCCTAGCAGCACTGATACACCACTGTCT TTTGACATTGCAGCTGAGGAGTACACAGACTGCCTGCCTGATGGAGATCTGCTGGCGCTCCCTCTGCTGGCCGAGGAGGGGAACAGCGAGCCGGCAAGTCCTCTGGATCCTGTGCCACCACTGGCACTCGACTTCAACGACAATGAGGATATACCCACTGATCTCAGTGATTCCTCAGAGACAGATGATgaag GGGATGAGGTTCAAGCATTCCACGAGGATCTGAACGGCCGTCAGTACATTAACGAGGTGTATAAATTCAGTGTTGATAAGCTGTACGCCATCCTCTTCACCGAGTCACAGTTCATGACAGACTTCATGGAGCAGAGGAGATTCACAG ATGTGGTGTATCATCCTTGGAAGAAGGAAGATGCTGGAAATCAGACCAGGGCCATCATGTACACAATTTCCTTGACCAACCCGCTGGCTCCTAAAACAGCTACAGTTACTGAGACTCAG ACTCTGTATAAGGCCAGCCAGGAGAGCGAGTGTTACATCATCGATGCTGAAGTCATCACTCATGACGTGCCGTACCACGACTACTTCTACACCCTAAACCGCTACATGCTGACCCGCGTGGCCAAGAACAAGTGTAGACTGAg GGTTTCTACAGAGTTGAGGTTCAGGAAACAGCCGTGGGCGCTGGTGAAGGGTTTCATTGAGAAGAACTTCTGGAGTGGGTTAGATGAGAACTTCAAAAGCCTCG AACTGGAGTTAGGAAAGATGGAGGACGCTCTAATGGAAAGCCACAGACTGTCTCCTAAAGCTAAAGCATTGAAGAACTCCACCCTAAGGCGGAGAAAAAGACCCCCCGCCCACCTGCGCACGGCCCATCTAGATGAAACCCTCAGTCCTGTGACCACACCAACAGACGAGGAGGTCATCCACCGCATCAAACACGTGGCAG GTTCCACTCAGACCAGACACATTCCTGAGCACACACCAGGGGGCGGGATTTTCTGCAACCTCTCTAAACCACTCCTCATCATCAGCTTTGT GATCTGTATAAG TCTGGTGCTACTTGTGTTTTTGAATGTGATGCTGTTCTACAAACTCTGGATGCTGGAGTATTCTGCACAAAGCCTCACCAGCTGGCAGGGCTTACACCTACATGAAAG TAAACTGCCGCAGACACAGATGGAATGGGCACAGCTCCTGGAGTCCCAGCAGCGCTACCACGACGCTGAGCTGCGGAAATGGAGAGAAATCAT
- the LOC113118627 gene encoding GRAM domain-containing protein 1B-like isoform X16, with translation MRGFKLACTASNSNRSSPACSPVLRKRCRSPVLQNVETDTMVEKGSEQSDTSKSPSTPDQLVTRTLSGQSTRSGGKNSKSHKRLSKYDRLHLIKKSQSWYNHERQHILRVLSPTYKQRNEDFRKLFKQLPDTERLIVDYSCALQRDILLQGRLYLSENWICFYSNIFRWETLLTVRLKDICSMTKEKTARLIPNAIQVCTDTEKHFFTSFGARDRTYMMMFRLWQNALLDKPLCPKELWHFVHQCYGNELGLTSDDEDYVPPDDDFNTMGYCEEIPAEENEVSNDNSSKSSSENKPDNSSPLSHKRSITHSTITSTTPPSSTDTPLSFDIAAEEYTDCLPDGDLLALPLLAEEGNSEPASPLDPVPPLALDFNDNEDIPTDLSDSSETDDEGDEVQAFHEDLNGRQYINEVYKFSVDKLYAILFTESQFMTDFMEQRRFTDVVYHPWKKEDAGNQTRAIMYTISLTNPLAPKTATVTETQTLYKASQESECYIIDAEVITHDVPYHDYFYTLNRYMLTRVAKNKCRLRVSTELRFRKQPWALVKGFIEKNFWSGLDENFKSLELELGKMEDALMESHRLSPKAKALKNSTLRRRKRPPAHLRTAHLDETLSPVTTPTDEEVIHRIKHVAGSTQTRHIPEHTPGGGIFCNLSKPLLIISFVICISLVLLVFLNVMLFYKLWMLEYSAQSLTSWQGLHLHESSKLPQTQMEWAQLLESQQRYHDAELRKWREIIQSSVLLLDQMKDSLLSLQKGVGLRDYTSDSDEKRSRYH, from the exons CACTGCCAGTAACTCTAACCGGAGTTCCCCTGCCTGCTCTCCGGTTCTGCGGAAGCGCTGTCGATCTCCCGTTCTGCAGAACGTCGAGACGGACACCATGGTGGAGAAAGGCTCAGAGCAGTCCGACACCTCCAAGTCCCCCTCCACCCCTGATCAGCTGGTCACCCGCACCCTCTCCGGCCAGTCCACACGCAGCGGGGGCAAGAACTCCAAG TCTCACAAGCGACTTTCCAAA TATGACAGATTACACCTGATTAAA AAAAGCCAGAGCTGGTACAAC CATGAGAGACAGCACATTCTCAGA gtCCTCAGTCCTACATACAAGCAGCGTAATGAAGACTTCAGGAAGCTCTTTAAGCAGTTACCAGACACAGAGCGCCTTATTGTTG ACTACTCATGCGCTCTCCAGCGGGACATTCTCCTGCAGGGCCGCCTCTACCTCTCTGAAAACTGGATCTGTTTTTACAGCAACATCTTTCGCTGGGAAACACTG CTTACAGTTCGACTGAAAGACATCTGCTCCATGACGAAAGAGAAAACCGCACGTCTGATTCCCAATGCCATACAGGTGTGCACAGACACTGAGAAG CACTTTTTCACATCATTTGGTGCGAGAGACAGGACTTACATGATGATGTTCAGACTTTGGCAGAATGCACTGCTGGACAAG CCTCTCTGTCCTAAAGAGCTCTGGCACTTCGTACATCAGTGCTATGGAAATGAGCTGGGCCTCACTAGCGATGATGAAGACTATGTGCCACCTGATGATGATTTTAACACCATGGG ATACTGTGAGGAGATCCCAGCTGAGGAGAACGAGGTCAGTAATGATAACTCATCCAAGAGCAGCAGTGAGAACAAGCCAGACAACAGCTCTCCTCTGTCACACAAGAGATCCATCACACACTCCACCATCACCTCCACCACACCTCCTAGCAGCACTGATACACCACTGTCT TTTGACATTGCAGCTGAGGAGTACACAGACTGCCTGCCTGATGGAGATCTGCTGGCGCTCCCTCTGCTGGCCGAGGAGGGGAACAGCGAGCCGGCAAGTCCTCTGGATCCTGTGCCACCACTGGCACTCGACTTCAACGACAATGAGGATATACCCACTGATCTCAGTGATTCCTCAGAGACAGATGATgaag GGGATGAGGTTCAAGCATTCCACGAGGATCTGAACGGCCGTCAGTACATTAACGAGGTGTATAAATTCAGTGTTGATAAGCTGTACGCCATCCTCTTCACCGAGTCACAGTTCATGACAGACTTCATGGAGCAGAGGAGATTCACAG ATGTGGTGTATCATCCTTGGAAGAAGGAAGATGCTGGAAATCAGACCAGGGCCATCATGTACACAATTTCCTTGACCAACCCGCTGGCTCCTAAAACAGCTACAGTTACTGAGACTCAG ACTCTGTATAAGGCCAGCCAGGAGAGCGAGTGTTACATCATCGATGCTGAAGTCATCACTCATGACGTGCCGTACCACGACTACTTCTACACCCTAAACCGCTACATGCTGACCCGCGTGGCCAAGAACAAGTGTAGACTGAg GGTTTCTACAGAGTTGAGGTTCAGGAAACAGCCGTGGGCGCTGGTGAAGGGTTTCATTGAGAAGAACTTCTGGAGTGGGTTAGATGAGAACTTCAAAAGCCTCG AACTGGAGTTAGGAAAGATGGAGGACGCTCTAATGGAAAGCCACAGACTGTCTCCTAAAGCTAAAGCATTGAAGAACTCCACCCTAAGGCGGAGAAAAAGACCCCCCGCCCACCTGCGCACGGCCCATCTAGATGAAACCCTCAGTCCTGTGACCACACCAACAGACGAGGAGGTCATCCACCGCATCAAACACGTGGCAG GTTCCACTCAGACCAGACACATTCCTGAGCACACACCAGGGGGCGGGATTTTCTGCAACCTCTCTAAACCACTCCTCATCATCAGCTTTGT GATCTGTATAAG TCTGGTGCTACTTGTGTTTTTGAATGTGATGCTGTTCTACAAACTCTGGATGCTGGAGTATTCTGCACAAAGCCTCACCAGCTGGCAGGGCTTACACCTACATGAAAG CAGTAAACTGCCGCAGACACAGATGGAATGGGCACAGCTCCTGGAGTCCCAGCAGCGCTACCACGACGCTGAGCTGCGGAAATGGAGAGAAATCAT